From the genome of Niabella agricola, one region includes:
- a CDS encoding glycosyl hydrolase 115 family protein produces MVRKYALIAWAVLLSAAAYAQELIVEKKTATVFPVATNDGAAFIYIDAGEDSLVHKAARLLQDDIERVTGKRPVVTSGLGGSLKNVIMIGTVERSATIRTLASRGKINTRSLEGKWEAFQLQTVRNPVAGVQNALVITGSDRRGAAYGVAELSAKMGVSPWYWWADVPVKRKPELFFKNGIYHYPSPSVKYRGIFLNDEAPALSGWTKEKFGGFNHKMYERVFELLIRLKANYLWPAMWGNAFNDDDTLNPVLAHQWGIVMGSSHHEPMLRAQTEWKRYGKGAWNYETNEAGLKTFWKKGIENMRDHESIVTVGMRGDGDEPMTQGTAIQLLERIVADQRKIITQVTGKPASETPQLWALYKEVQDYYDAGMRVPGDVTLLLCDDNWGNIRRLPKLGDPPRKGGYGVYYHFDYVGDPRNYKWINTNNLARVWEQMHRAYAYNARQIWIVNVGDLKPMELPISFFLDYAWNVHRWNEDNLFSYYTKWAGEQFGGAHAKEIAEVLERYAEYASRKKPELLDAATYSIENYNEAARITNDWDQLLKKAEALKHKLPQEQGAAFYQLVLHPVQAYSNLQHLYTAVARNRYDAKQGNVQANKYADDAKRFYRNDSLITLEYHQLNNGKWNHMMSQTHIGYTYWQEPRVQKIPELVYVPDRARAAAITTGAAVTAAAPVPAGGNIFYEKDGYVSISATRFTRKTDAAGVQWKIIPGISREGDGITTFPVTKEIDRLSKETPHLQYDIYTTSAGNATLQVYCSPTLNYQDAERGLQYAVSIDDAVPQIVSINKFKVGSREWAQTVSDNINITATDHKILGKGKHTVRYWMLSPGIVLQKLVLDLGGLKPSYLGPQPTIGSNKKQIFR; encoded by the coding sequence ATGGTAAGAAAATATGCACTTATAGCATGGGCTGTACTGCTTTCCGCAGCAGCATATGCACAGGAGTTGATTGTTGAAAAGAAAACGGCCACCGTTTTCCCGGTTGCAACAAATGATGGCGCCGCCTTTATTTACATAGATGCAGGAGAAGACAGCCTTGTACATAAAGCGGCACGTTTGCTGCAGGATGATATTGAGCGGGTGACCGGCAAAAGACCGGTGGTAACGAGCGGGCTTGGCGGGTCTTTAAAAAATGTAATCATGATCGGTACTGTGGAGCGGTCGGCAACCATTCGTACGCTGGCTTCCCGGGGAAAAATAAATACCCGCAGCCTGGAAGGAAAATGGGAAGCCTTCCAGCTGCAGACGGTTCGCAATCCGGTAGCGGGTGTGCAAAACGCCTTGGTGATTACGGGGAGCGACCGGCGCGGCGCGGCCTATGGTGTGGCTGAGCTTTCGGCAAAGATGGGGGTCTCTCCCTGGTACTGGTGGGCCGATGTTCCGGTAAAAAGGAAGCCGGAACTGTTTTTTAAGAACGGTATTTACCACTATCCGTCGCCGTCCGTAAAGTACCGGGGTATCTTTCTGAATGATGAAGCGCCGGCATTGAGCGGATGGACAAAAGAAAAATTTGGCGGGTTCAATCATAAAATGTATGAACGGGTTTTTGAATTGCTGATCCGTTTAAAGGCCAATTACCTGTGGCCCGCCATGTGGGGAAATGCTTTTAATGACGATGATACCCTGAACCCCGTGCTCGCCCATCAATGGGGCATTGTAATGGGAAGCTCCCATCATGAGCCGATGTTGCGCGCGCAAACCGAATGGAAACGTTATGGGAAAGGTGCCTGGAATTATGAAACCAACGAGGCGGGGCTAAAGACTTTTTGGAAAAAGGGCATTGAAAATATGCGGGATCACGAAAGCATTGTTACAGTTGGTATGCGGGGCGACGGGGATGAACCGATGACACAGGGCACGGCGATTCAATTGCTTGAACGGATTGTGGCCGATCAGCGGAAAATCATCACACAAGTAACCGGTAAGCCGGCCTCGGAAACGCCGCAGTTGTGGGCTTTGTATAAGGAGGTGCAGGATTATTATGACGCCGGTATGCGTGTGCCCGGAGATGTAACCCTACTGCTCTGCGATGATAACTGGGGCAATATCCGCCGATTACCCAAATTGGGGGATCCGCCAAGAAAGGGCGGGTACGGGGTCTATTATCATTTTGATTATGTGGGCGACCCCCGTAATTATAAATGGATCAACACCAACAATCTTGCAAGGGTTTGGGAGCAGATGCACCGGGCTTATGCATACAATGCCCGCCAGATATGGATCGTAAACGTGGGCGACCTGAAGCCGATGGAATTGCCCATATCGTTCTTCCTGGATTATGCATGGAATGTGCATCGCTGGAACGAAGACAACCTGTTTTCCTATTATACAAAATGGGCCGGGGAGCAATTCGGAGGTGCGCATGCGAAGGAGATCGCAGAAGTGCTGGAGCGGTATGCAGAGTACGCATCCCGGAAGAAGCCGGAATTACTGGATGCCGCAACCTATAGCATTGAAAATTATAATGAAGCAGCGCGTATTACAAACGACTGGGATCAGCTGTTAAAAAAAGCCGAAGCGTTAAAGCATAAACTGCCGCAGGAGCAGGGTGCTGCCTTTTATCAGCTGGTCTTACACCCGGTGCAGGCTTATAGCAATCTTCAGCACCTGTACACCGCTGTTGCCCGGAACCGGTATGATGCAAAGCAGGGTAACGTACAGGCCAATAAATATGCAGACGATGCAAAAAGATTTTACAGGAATGATTCCTTAATTACGCTGGAGTATCATCAGCTCAATAATGGCAAGTGGAACCACATGATGTCGCAAACCCATATAGGGTATACCTACTGGCAGGAGCCCCGGGTGCAAAAAATACCGGAGCTGGTATATGTGCCGGATAGAGCGCGGGCAGCCGCCATAACAACAGGGGCCGCGGTTACAGCGGCGGCGCCGGTACCTGCAGGAGGGAATATTTTTTATGAAAAAGATGGATATGTATCCATCTCAGCCACCCGTTTCACCAGGAAAACAGATGCCGCAGGGGTGCAGTGGAAAATAATACCGGGCATTAGCCGGGAAGGCGATGGCATCACCACATTCCCGGTGACCAAAGAGATTGACCGGCTCTCCAAAGAAACACCGCATCTGCAGTATGATATATATACCACCAGTGCGGGCAACGCAACGTTACAGGTCTATTGCTCCCCAACACTCAATTACCAGGATGCAGAGAGGGGCTTGCAATATGCGGTTTCCATTGATGACGCGGTACCGCAGATCGTTTCCATTAATAAATTTAAGGTAGGTAGCCGGGAATGGGCGCAAACGGTTTCGGATAATATCAATATAACAGCTACGGACCATAAAATCCTTGGCAAGGGAAAACATACGGTGCGCTACTGGATGCTAAGCCCGGGCATCGTATTGCAAAAACTGGTGTTGGACCTGGGTGGGTTAAAACCTTCTTATCTGGGACCTCAGCCAACGATTGGTTCAAACAAAAAACAGATCTTTAGGTAA
- a CDS encoding alpha/beta hydrolase: MKRMLPAVYMLLLSYSLTAQEAVQPATAGFDQLRETVPKGKVDTVHYPSRTVGVERNVTVYTPPGFSKNKKYPVLYLLHGIGGDEYEWLNGGTPQVILDNLIAGGKAVPMIVVMPNGRAMKDDRAGGNVMEPAKVQAFATFERDLLDDLIPFVEKNYPVRTDRESRAIAGLSMGGGQSLNFGLGNLDRFAWVGGFSSAPNTKPPQDLLPDPGRAKAQLKLVFISCGASDGLIGFSKRTHEYLEEKGVPHIYFIEPGGHDFKVWKNGLYMYAQLLFKPVDPSTFAAYRKMSVEPIAGTHAGMGSQPGEKAPGAASPVIEDFRPSLRNQPGQAYPQVNSQRYARFRIMAPGADSVKVNLGLGGSGGTVLKKAADGSWMGTTAGPMDEGFHYYHVTVDGGVFNDPGTLNFFGSTRWESGIEIPAQDQDFYALKEVPHGHVSQILFPSPSTHTSRRAFVYTPPGYEKDIHKRYPVLYLQHGWGEDETGWTNQGLAHLIMDNLIAAGKIKPFIIVMTYGMTNEVKWGRMNEFKIEHFQTVLTAELIPYIDQHFRTLSNQPNRAMAGLSMGGMETKAITLNRPDLFSHYALLSGGLYAPGDIKDRAKLKLIFLSAGGRENPDRVKKAADDLKAAGIPAVSYMSPGTGHEWQSWRRSLYELAPLLFKN; this comes from the coding sequence ATGAAACGAATGCTACCAGCGGTTTATATGCTGCTGCTCAGTTATTCCTTGACGGCCCAGGAAGCCGTGCAGCCCGCAACAGCGGGATTTGACCAGTTACGGGAAACCGTGCCCAAAGGAAAGGTGGATACGGTTCACTATCCCTCCCGCACCGTTGGCGTTGAACGGAATGTAACGGTTTACACGCCGCCGGGGTTTTCAAAAAACAAAAAATATCCTGTGCTGTACCTGTTACACGGCATTGGCGGTGATGAGTACGAGTGGCTGAATGGAGGAACGCCACAGGTAATCCTGGATAATTTGATTGCCGGTGGGAAAGCTGTTCCGATGATTGTGGTGATGCCAAACGGCAGGGCTATGAAGGATGACCGTGCCGGTGGTAATGTGATGGAGCCTGCAAAAGTACAGGCATTTGCCACTTTTGAAAGAGACCTGTTGGATGATCTGATCCCTTTTGTTGAAAAGAACTATCCCGTCAGGACAGATCGTGAAAGCCGGGCAATTGCCGGTCTGTCGATGGGGGGCGGACAATCGTTGAACTTTGGGTTAGGTAATTTGGATCGGTTTGCCTGGGTAGGAGGGTTTTCTTCGGCCCCCAATACAAAGCCTCCGCAAGACTTGCTGCCCGATCCCGGGAGGGCAAAAGCGCAATTGAAATTGGTATTCATTTCCTGCGGCGCCAGCGATGGTTTGATAGGTTTCAGCAAGCGCACGCACGAGTACCTGGAAGAAAAAGGTGTTCCGCATATTTATTTTATCGAACCGGGCGGACATGATTTTAAGGTTTGGAAGAACGGTTTATATATGTATGCACAGTTATTGTTCAAACCGGTCGACCCGTCAACGTTTGCAGCCTACCGTAAAATGTCGGTTGAGCCCATCGCAGGTACCCATGCCGGTATGGGTAGCCAGCCCGGGGAAAAGGCGCCTGGCGCAGCATCGCCCGTAATAGAAGATTTCAGACCCTCTTTACGCAATCAGCCGGGGCAGGCGTACCCGCAGGTAAACTCACAGCGTTATGCCCGCTTCAGGATTATGGCACCCGGCGCCGATAGCGTAAAAGTAAATCTTGGACTGGGCGGAAGCGGTGGTACGGTTTTGAAAAAGGCCGCGGACGGAAGCTGGATGGGCACTACGGCCGGTCCCATGGATGAAGGGTTTCATTATTATCATGTAACCGTCGATGGCGGCGTATTCAATGATCCCGGAACTTTAAATTTCTTTGGATCCACCCGTTGGGAAAGTGGTATAGAAATACCCGCGCAGGACCAGGATTTTTACGCCCTGAAAGAAGTGCCGCATGGCCATGTATCACAAATATTGTTCCCTTCTCCAAGTACGCATACGTCCCGCAGAGCATTTGTGTATACACCGCCGGGCTACGAAAAGGATATCCATAAACGTTATCCCGTATTATACCTCCAGCACGGATGGGGCGAGGATGAAACCGGCTGGACCAACCAGGGGCTGGCGCATTTAATAATGGACAACCTGATCGCTGCAGGAAAAATAAAGCCCTTCATTATTGTAATGACTTATGGCATGACCAATGAAGTAAAATGGGGAAGGATGAATGAATTTAAAATTGAACATTTTCAAACGGTTTTAACAGCCGAACTGATCCCGTATATTGATCAACATTTCCGTACACTAAGTAACCAGCCCAACCGGGCCATGGCAGGACTTTCCATGGGAGGTATGGAAACAAAAGCAATTACCCTGAACCGGCCCGATCTTTTTTCTCACTACGCGCTTTTAAGCGGCGGCCTGTATGCCCCCGGGGATATTAAAGACCGGGCAAAACTGAAATTGATTTTCCTGAGCGCCGGCGGGCGCGAAAACCCCGACCGGGTAAAAAAAGCGGCAGACGATTTAAAGGCTGCCGGCATTCCTGCCGTTTCATATATGTCCCCCGGAACAGGCCATGAATGGCAGTCCTGGAGAAGAAGTTTGTATGAGCTGGCGCCTTTATTATTTAAAAACTAA
- a CDS encoding sialate O-acetylesterase: MKKRTLYLLLLSMAIAVAGNSGAQDKNFHIYLCLGQSNMEGAARPQVQDSAGISDRFKVLAAVTCDNRGRTMGSWYAAVPPLTRCYTGLGPADYFGRTMVQNLPPETRVGMINVSVGGCRIELFDEDSCASYAARQPGWMKNMIQEYGGNPYRRLVEMAKLAQKDGVIKGILLHQGESNTGDTLWPQKVKKVYENLLKELGLAAKEVPLLAGELVPEDQNGACAGMNKIIRTLPQTIPTAHIVPSAGCEGVGDRLHFSAAGYRKLGKRYAAVMLGLTGKNIATE, translated from the coding sequence ATGAAAAAACGAACATTGTATTTGTTGCTTTTAAGTATGGCCATCGCTGTTGCCGGTAATAGCGGGGCGCAGGACAAAAATTTTCATATTTACTTATGCCTTGGGCAGTCGAATATGGAGGGCGCTGCCCGGCCGCAGGTGCAGGACAGTGCGGGCATCAGTGATCGCTTTAAAGTATTGGCGGCGGTAACCTGCGATAACCGGGGACGAACAATGGGCAGCTGGTACGCGGCGGTACCACCCCTTACACGTTGTTATACCGGCCTTGGCCCGGCAGATTATTTCGGAAGAACAATGGTGCAAAACCTTCCGCCTGAAACAAGGGTAGGCATGATCAATGTTTCCGTTGGCGGATGCCGGATCGAGTTATTTGACGAGGATAGCTGTGCGTCTTATGCAGCAAGACAACCCGGCTGGATGAAAAATATGATTCAGGAATATGGCGGAAATCCATACCGGCGATTGGTAGAAATGGCTAAGCTGGCGCAGAAAGACGGTGTGATCAAAGGTATTTTATTGCATCAGGGGGAATCAAACACAGGCGATACCCTGTGGCCGCAGAAGGTAAAGAAGGTATACGAAAACCTGTTAAAGGAGCTGGGGCTTGCGGCAAAAGAAGTGCCCCTGCTGGCCGGTGAACTGGTACCTGAAGACCAGAACGGAGCCTGCGCCGGCATGAATAAAATCATCCGCACCCTGCCTCAAACCATTCCTACGGCCCATATTGTTCCGTCTGCTGGTTGCGAAGGTGTCGGTGACCGGCTGCACTTCAGCGCCGCGGGTTACCGGAAGCTGGGCAAACGGTATGCCGCGGTAATGCTCGGGTTAACGGGTAAGAACATTGCAACAGAATAA
- a CDS encoding SGNH/GDSL hydrolase family protein, which yields MNDSGNIKVGQRLLGMIWAVAILFSCAGSKQMITAKPSNWVGSWAAAPQLVEAHNMPPPPGLANNTIRQVVRVSAGGETLRLRFSNIFGKQPVTINSTAIALAGEGGRIEASTQQLLKFGGNGSVTIQPGSEVFSDPLSFKLTPGVRLAVTTCFGQVASAVTGHPGSRTTSYILSGNHVTAVDFKNAVKTDHWYVISGIDVIAAPGAFAIAVLGNSITDGRGSGTNKQNRWTDILSGRLLHNAATKDAAVLNLGIGGNCVLRGGLGPTALNRFNRDILSQSGVKYLLILEGINDIGGIKNAGEAPGIAQELIAAYTLMADKAHAKGIKVYGCTILPFEQSFYDTVFRQQARDVVNEWIRTTDKFDAVIDFDKIMRDPDDVKKILPHLHDHDWLHPNEAGYKKMGAAVDLKLFTR from the coding sequence ATGAATGATTCAGGGAACATAAAAGTAGGGCAGAGGCTGCTAGGTATGATATGGGCAGTGGCCATCCTGTTTTCCTGCGCGGGCAGTAAACAGATGATCACTGCAAAACCCTCAAACTGGGTGGGCTCCTGGGCTGCAGCACCACAACTCGTAGAAGCCCATAATATGCCTCCACCGCCTGGTTTGGCCAATAACACGATCAGGCAGGTCGTACGTGTATCAGCAGGTGGCGAAACGCTGCGCCTCCGTTTTTCCAATATATTCGGCAAACAACCGGTTACGATCAATAGCACAGCGATTGCCCTGGCTGGGGAAGGCGGCCGCATTGAAGCTTCCACGCAACAATTGCTGAAATTCGGCGGCAACGGATCGGTAACCATACAGCCCGGAAGCGAGGTGTTTTCCGATCCCTTATCTTTTAAACTTACACCCGGCGTAAGGCTGGCCGTTACGACCTGTTTCGGCCAGGTAGCGTCCGCTGTCACGGGTCACCCCGGCTCGCGCACCACCTCCTATATCCTTAGCGGCAACCATGTTACTGCTGTTGACTTTAAGAACGCCGTTAAAACCGATCACTGGTATGTGATCAGCGGCATAGATGTAATTGCCGCTCCGGGCGCCTTTGCCATAGCGGTTTTAGGCAATTCCATTACCGATGGACGGGGTTCTGGTACCAATAAGCAAAACCGGTGGACGGATATTTTATCTGGAAGATTGTTACACAACGCGGCCACAAAAGACGCTGCGGTGCTTAACCTGGGTATCGGAGGTAATTGCGTGTTGCGGGGAGGCCTCGGGCCCACAGCGTTAAACCGGTTTAACAGGGATATCCTTTCACAAAGCGGGGTTAAGTACCTGCTGATACTGGAAGGGATCAATGATATTGGCGGCATCAAAAATGCGGGAGAAGCGCCCGGAATCGCACAGGAACTGATAGCGGCCTACACGTTGATGGCGGATAAAGCCCACGCGAAAGGCATTAAAGTATATGGCTGTACCATCCTGCCTTTTGAGCAATCTTTTTACGATACCGTTTTCCGGCAGCAGGCAAGAGATGTGGTAAACGAATGGATCCGGACTACCGATAAATTTGATGCGGTGATCGATTTTGATAAAATCATGCGCGATCCGGATGATGTGAAGAAAATATTGCCTCACCTGCATGATCACGACTGGCTGCATCCGAATGAAGCCGGGTATAAAAAAATGGGCGCAGCGGTTGATTTGAAATTATTCACCAGGTAA
- a CDS encoding glycoside hydrolase family 43 protein, whose protein sequence is MMKFNLFRLLPVIFAALLMFSPDASAQKKKNGPAAMGTGVPVFTRFSYTGNDAVYAGNPLKEDEFYSPVLQGCYPDPSICRRGDDYFLVNSSFSMFPGVPIFHSTDLVNWKQIGHVLDRPSQLKVDKAGISAGIYAPCIKYNPHNQTFYMITTQIAGGIGNMVVKTKDPFKGWGEVKKLNFPGIDPSMFFDDDGKAYVVHNDEYADRSKILYNGHRIIKLWAYDLEKDEVIPGSDVVLVDGGVDLSQKPIWIEGPHMYKKNGKYYLMCAEGGTGDWHSEVIFMSDSPRGPFVPAPNNPILTQRYFSKERKNKVDWAGHADLVEGKDGKYYAVFLGIRPNAKDRVNTGRETFMLPVDWSGTYPVFENGLVPLKPKLKMPDGVRNQTGRSGFFPNGNFTFTDLFTAPDLDHRWIAMRGPREDFITIVPKGGVSIRPFEANIKAVAPVSALFHRQQHASFEATVTMTYTPGSPKDLAGIVCYQGEAFNYVFGVTKKDNGYYLVLAKTEREKQAGPPRPGGTVRSTVIASTKIDIKKPLQLKVAASQQDEYTFSYATGGINFQNVGEPVSGDILSTNVAGGFTGALIGLYATSGNDLQP, encoded by the coding sequence ATGATGAAGTTTAACTTGTTCCGGTTGCTGCCGGTGATATTCGCAGCCTTGCTGATGTTTTCGCCGGATGCATCCGCCCAAAAGAAAAAAAATGGACCGGCGGCGATGGGCACCGGCGTTCCGGTCTTTACCCGTTTTTCCTATACCGGGAACGATGCCGTTTATGCCGGTAATCCGTTGAAGGAGGATGAATTTTATAGCCCGGTTCTCCAGGGCTGTTACCCCGATCCCAGTATTTGCCGCCGGGGTGATGATTATTTCCTGGTAAATTCATCCTTTTCCATGTTCCCGGGTGTGCCCATTTTTCATTCTACCGACCTGGTCAACTGGAAACAGATCGGCCATGTTCTGGACCGGCCCTCGCAGCTTAAAGTGGATAAGGCCGGTATTTCGGCAGGCATCTATGCACCCTGTATCAAATACAATCCCCACAACCAGACTTTTTATATGATCACCACGCAAATTGCGGGCGGCATCGGCAATATGGTGGTTAAAACAAAAGATCCTTTTAAAGGCTGGGGCGAAGTAAAAAAACTCAATTTCCCCGGGATTGATCCGTCGATGTTTTTTGATGATGACGGCAAGGCCTACGTGGTACATAATGATGAGTATGCCGACCGGTCTAAGATTTTGTACAACGGACATAGGATCATCAAACTATGGGCGTATGACCTGGAGAAAGATGAAGTAATCCCGGGCTCTGATGTGGTGCTGGTGGATGGGGGAGTCGATCTATCCCAAAAGCCCATCTGGATCGAAGGACCACATATGTATAAGAAAAACGGAAAATACTATTTGATGTGTGCCGAGGGCGGTACCGGCGACTGGCATAGCGAAGTGATTTTTATGAGTGATAGCCCCAGGGGACCATTTGTGCCTGCACCGAATAACCCCATTCTTACGCAACGGTATTTTTCTAAAGAAAGAAAAAATAAAGTAGACTGGGCGGGTCATGCCGACCTGGTGGAAGGTAAAGACGGTAAATATTACGCCGTTTTTTTGGGCATCCGTCCCAATGCCAAAGATCGCGTAAACACCGGCCGGGAAACCTTTATGCTGCCGGTAGACTGGAGCGGTACTTATCCCGTTTTTGAAAATGGACTGGTACCGCTTAAGCCCAAATTGAAAATGCCCGATGGTGTCCGGAACCAAACCGGCCGGAGCGGATTTTTTCCCAACGGTAACTTCACGTTCACAGATCTTTTTACAGCACCGGATCTGGACCACAGGTGGATCGCGATGAGAGGCCCGCGCGAGGATTTCATTACGATTGTTCCAAAGGGCGGGGTAAGCATCAGGCCGTTTGAGGCGAACATTAAAGCCGTAGCGCCGGTTTCTGCTTTATTCCACCGACAGCAGCATGCCAGTTTTGAAGCCACGGTAACGATGACCTACACACCGGGGTCTCCTAAAGATCTTGCGGGTATCGTCTGTTATCAAGGTGAAGCCTTTAACTATGTATTTGGAGTTACCAAAAAGGATAACGGGTATTACCTGGTATTGGCGAAAACGGAGCGGGAAAAACAGGCAGGTCCTCCGCGTCCGGGTGGTACTGTGCGGTCAACCGTCATCGCCAGCACAAAAATTGATATAAAGAAGCCGCTTCAGTTAAAAGTGGCCGCTTCTCAGCAGGATGAATATACGTTTAGCTATGCAACAGGCGGTATCAACTTTCAAAATGTCGGAGAGCCGGTATCGGGCGATATTCTTTCAACCAACGTCGCGGGCGGCTTTACGGGTGCTTTGATTGGTTTGTATGCTACTTCGGGCAACGACCTGCAGCCCTGA
- a CDS encoding glycoside hydrolase family 43 protein: protein MKNFFSALLFLIASFGGLYAQVKEQAANPVIFADVPDISILRVGKNYYMSSTTMHMSPGLPVMKSTDLVNWKIIGYAYDTLNRVGVDAMNLDNGKSTYGRGSWASSIRYHSGTYYLSTFAQTTGKTYIYSTRDIEKGPWKAVAFKPMMHDHSLFFDDDGKIYMLYGGGKLRLVELKDDLSGIKEGTDRVVIENATLPAIPEGTRGGLPAEGSQLFKVNGRYYLFNIAWPPGGQRSVIIHRADKITGPWEGRVGLQDKGVAQGGLIDTPEGRWFAYLFRDYGAVGRIPYLVPVKWVDGWPVIGDENGKVPDTLDLPASKGFMPGIVASDEFTRKKEEPALPLVWQWNHNPENSLWSVNARSGYLRLTAGRVENDFLQAKNTLTQRTIGPVSSGITALDVAGMKDGDFAGICLLQKNYGLLGVRISGHSKAVVMINATTGKPEEAARIPLNHQKVYLKATCDFTNKKDLANFFYSLDGQKWNPVGTPLKMAYTIPHFMGYRFGLFNYATKHIGGHADFDYFRIDTR, encoded by the coding sequence ATGAAAAATTTTTTTAGCGCGCTCCTTTTTTTAATAGCTTCTTTTGGGGGGCTTTATGCACAGGTAAAAGAACAGGCAGCCAACCCCGTCATTTTTGCCGATGTCCCGGACATTTCTATCCTGCGTGTAGGTAAAAACTACTATATGAGCAGTACGACCATGCACATGAGTCCGGGCCTGCCTGTTATGAAATCTACAGATCTCGTAAATTGGAAAATAATTGGTTATGCATACGATACCTTAAACCGTGTGGGCGTGGATGCAATGAATCTTGATAACGGCAAAAGTACATACGGCCGCGGATCATGGGCCAGCAGCATTCGCTATCATAGCGGTACTTATTACCTATCTACTTTTGCACAAACCACGGGAAAAACCTATATCTATTCAACCAGGGATATAGAAAAGGGGCCGTGGAAGGCGGTGGCTTTTAAGCCCATGATGCATGATCATTCATTGTTTTTTGACGACGATGGTAAAATTTACATGTTATATGGCGGGGGTAAATTAAGATTGGTGGAACTGAAAGATGACCTTAGCGGTATTAAGGAAGGAACCGATCGCGTGGTCATTGAAAATGCTACATTGCCTGCGATCCCGGAAGGAACCCGCGGTGGCCTGCCGGCAGAAGGTTCGCAGTTATTTAAAGTGAACGGCAGATATTACCTGTTTAATATTGCCTGGCCTCCGGGCGGACAGCGCTCTGTAATTATTCATCGTGCTGATAAAATTACCGGCCCCTGGGAGGGAAGGGTTGGCCTTCAGGATAAAGGCGTGGCGCAGGGCGGATTGATTGATACGCCCGAAGGGCGATGGTTTGCCTACCTGTTCCGGGATTATGGAGCAGTGGGGCGGATACCTTATTTGGTGCCGGTAAAATGGGTGGATGGCTGGCCGGTAATTGGAGACGAAAACGGTAAAGTGCCGGATACATTGGATCTTCCGGCAAGTAAAGGATTCATGCCGGGCATTGTTGCTTCTGATGAGTTCACCCGTAAAAAAGAGGAACCGGCTTTGCCCCTGGTTTGGCAATGGAATCATAACCCGGAAAACAGCCTGTGGTCGGTGAATGCAAGAAGCGGATACCTGCGTTTAACCGCCGGGCGGGTAGAAAATGATTTCCTCCAGGCTAAAAATACACTAACACAGCGCACGATCGGGCCGGTATCTTCAGGCATTACTGCGCTGGATGTTGCCGGAATGAAAGATGGTGATTTTGCCGGTATTTGTCTCTTGCAAAAGAACTATGGTTTACTGGGTGTCAGGATCAGCGGTCATTCAAAAGCTGTTGTAATGATAAATGCAACAACCGGTAAACCGGAAGAAGCGGCGCGCATACCCTTAAATCATCAAAAAGTATACCTGAAAGCGACCTGCGATTTTACCAATAAGAAAGATTTAGCCAACTTTTTTTATAGCCTTGACGGACAAAAATGGAATCCAGTAGGCACACCATTAAAAATGGCCTATACCATTCCTCATTTTATGGGATACCGGTTTGGTTTGTTTAATTACGCTACTAAGCATATTGGCGGACACGCCGATTTTGACTATTTCCGGATCGATACACGATAG